Below is a window of Paraburkholderia kururiensis DNA.
GCGCTGAATCGAGCACGTCGGGCCGGTTCGTAGCCGCGAGCACGATCACGCTTTCGCTGCCGGAAAAGCCGTCCATTTCCACGAGCAGCTGGTTCACCGTCTGCTCGCGCTCGTCGTTGCCGCCCGCGCCGCTGCTGCGGTGGCGGCCTACGGCGTCGATCTCGTCGATGAAGACGATGCACGGCGCGTGCTGGCGCGCCTCGCGAAAGAGGTCGCGCACGCGCGCGGCGCCCACGCCCACGAACATCTCGACGAATTCGGCGCCGGAGATGGAAAAGAACGGCACGCCCGCTTCGCCCGCCACGGCGCGCGCAAGCAGCGTCTTGCCGGTCCCCGGCGGCCCGACGAGCAGCACGCCCTTCGGCACGCGACCGCCCAGGCGCAGGAACGCGGAGGGCTCGCGCAGATAGCGCACGATCTCGTCCAGCTCGCCCGCGGCTTCTTCTATGCCGGCGACGTCGGCGAACGTGGTGCGATGCGCGTCCGGCGAAATGAGCCTCGCGCGCGATCGGCCGAAGCTCGCGGCCTTGTTGCTGCCGCTGCCCTGCGTGCCTTGCCGCGACGTGAAGAGAATCGCACCGACCATCAGCACGCCGATGAGCAGCGACTGGAAGAGCGGGCTGTCGAGAAACCCGGCGCCGTTGTTCGGCGCGGCTTCGATGCGCACCTGATGGCTCAGCAGGCGGTCGATCAACGCGGCATCGGCCGGCGCAACGGTGCGAAACGTGCCGCCGTTGCCGAGCTTGCCGGTCAGCGTCGACCCTTCGATCCGCACGCTGCGAACGCCGCCCTTCTCCACGAGCGCGACGAATTCGGAGTACGCGAGCGTGCGGACCTTCGCGGAATCGCCGGTGGCGCCTACGGCGGGGTCGTCCGCGCCGTTCTGGTAGGCCGTCGTCAGATCGGCGAGACCGGCCGTGCTGGCGCCGCTCACGGGAATGGGCTGCGCAAGGACGGGCGCCGCGTACGCCCATGCCGCGAACGCCGCCGCGGCGAGTCCTGCCCGTAAAGTGTGTTTGCGCATGGCTACCGCCTCCTCGTGAAGCGCGCGATGCGGGTGTCCGGGCGGCAACGCGCCGTGCCTATCGCGCCGCGCCCATCGTTTCGCATCTGAACAGACTCAAGACTCGCGCGAGCGTGTTCCGGCCCCGTTGATGTGGATCAAGCGGTGGATCAAGCGGACCTGGCGTGCTGTCGGCACCGCGCAACGTGGCGGCCCGCCGCCCTTTGCCTCACAATCACGGGCGTGCCGCGGCGGCCGGCTTTCATCGGGCTGTCGGCGTGCGGCATGGCTGTCCGGCTTTTCTGTGCCTTCCCGTTCTCGTCGCGCTGTACAACATGTCCCTCGATTTCGTGCGTTTCCCGCTGTCCCGTCCCATCGCTCGGCGTTCGGCCGCGCGCTTGCCGGCCGCCGCTGTTGCGTTCTGGCTCGCGCTCACGCTGGCCGGTTGCGCCACGCCGCCCGCCCGGCCGGCGGATGAAGCCGCGCCCGCGCATGACGTGGTCGGCCTCTTCCCGATGGACGCGTACGACCAGAACGTGGACCATTGGATCGACCCGCGCGATGCGGCATACGACCGGCCCTTCCTCTCGGCAAACGAACAGCGCGAGCATGAAGCGGCGCTTTACGCGCGCTATTTCGGCACGGGGACAGGCTCGAGTAGCGGCACCGCCAACGCCGATGCACCCTCGCCCTGGAACCCCGCGTATATCGACCACACCGTGTACCGCGACGGCGGCGAAGCCATTGCGTCATTGCAGCGCCGGCGCCTGAGCTGGTTCGACAACCGCGAGCAAACGGGCCGCCATATCGGCTACGGGCAGAACTTCCGTCCGCATACGGGCGCGTGGATCGACGCCATCGCGAAGAACATGAACGTGGCGCAGTTCGAGGGCACGCCGCACTACGCCGGCTCGCAACGGGCCATTGCCACGGGCAATCTGCTCGTGCGCGAACTGCCCACCATGGACCCGTCGTTCTACGACTGGCACATCGCGGGTGAAGGCTATCCCTTCGACAATTTGCAGATTTCGGCGGTGCGCCCCGGCACGCCGCTCTATGTGCTCGGCAGCAGCGCGGACGGCGCGTGGCGTTACGTGCAGACACCGGACCTGCAAGGCTGGGTGCAAAGCGACCACGTAGGCATGGTGGACGACGCGTTCGTGCTGGCGTGGCGCGCCGCTGCGAGCAAGATGTGGGGTGCGGTGATCGCGGCATCCGCGCCCGTGAGCGACACGCAGGGCACGTTCCGCTTCAATGCGCCTGCGGGCAGCCTGCTGCCGTTGCAGGCCGCGTCTGCGGGTTCAGCTTCGGCCAACACGTGGAACGTGCTCGTGCCCGCACGCGACGTCGACGGCCGCGCCGTGATTCGCACGGCCACGCTCGACGCATCGCAGATCGCGCCCATGCCGCTCGCCGCGACGCCGCGCCATCTCGCCATGCTGCTCAAGAATCTGATCGGCCGCCCGTACGGTTGGGGCAACGCGGGTTTCTACAACGACTGTTCTTCTGAACTCCAAAGCATCTTCGCCGCATTCGGCGTGTGGCTGCCGCGCCATTCGTCCACGCAGATGAGCGCGGGACGCATGACCGACCTTTCCGATGCCTCGCCCACGGAACGCCTCGATTACCTCGCGCATCACGGCGTGCCCATGCGCACGCTCATCTACATCGGCGGCCACGTGATGCTGTACCTCGGCAACACCACGCGCGATGGCAAGCTGGTGCCCGTGGTGTATCAGGACGTATGGGGCCTGCGTCCCGCCGACAATAGCCGGCGCGCGGTGATCGGCGGCTCCGTGATTCTGCCGCTGCTCGCGCACATTCCCGAAGACCCGTCGCTCGAATCGCTCGCGGGCACGTCTACGTTTCAGATCTCGATCATCGGCGGGCCTGACGAAGGCGGGCCATCGCAAGGCGACGAGGACAATCCCGCAAGCTGAGTCTTCGTCGAAGACCAGCGATGCCGGGCGCCTCGCAAGCGCCCTTTAACCGGCTCGCCCGCCGATCGCCGCGCTGCCGTCAGGCGCACGCAGCTACGCCGTGCGGCACGTCCGCCCCCACTTACCAGCGCTTACCTTTCCTCCCCGCGCAATGCCAGGCGCAATGCCTGCGCTGGCCCGCGTATGTCCCCTAAGCGCGATGCGTGATACCGGCCAGCGCCACACAGACTCCCTGCCTGACTCTCTTCACTGCATGCGCGGTCATGCAACCGCGCCCGCTTCGAACCACGCCACGTTATTAATCGATTAACGATGCGTAACGCAACGGCAACCGATCACAACAACAACTTCACTATGCTGCGCCTCATTCGACGGTAAACACCGCCGACGACCTGTCCCCGTCCAGGAACGACTGCCATGTACCACCTGATGACAATGGAGCCCGTGAACGAAGCCGGCACGGTTGCGGTGCGCTTCACGATAGAAGGCCGGTCTTCCGTATTGGGCGCCGCCGATGTGGACACGCTCATCGAAAAGCTCGTCGCCTTACGGGCCGGCATGTCGCCCGCTCATTCCATGACGCCCGTGCCCTCGCACAACTATCCGCTCGAAGTGGACCCGAGCTGGCATGTAGACCGCACGCCGCTTTTCGACGGCCCCGTGCTCATGTTGCGCCACGCCGGTATGGGCTGGACTGCGTATGCACTGCCCGCTCGCAGCGTTTGCCAGCTGGTCGACGCGCTCGAAATGCAGCCCGCTCCAGCCGCATTCGCCGCCCATCCCGTGATGAATTAGCGCCGTTGTGTGCCGGCGCCGCAGGTCGTCGTTCAGACGTGACCACGAGCACGTAGAACGATCCGCTGTATCGCTTCCGGCTGCTTCTGTGTGCTGCCGCCCGCTACCGACGCCCGGCGGACGGCTCGTGATGTGCTCTGTTGCGTCGCTGGAGCCGACCATGGTGCGAAGTGTCATTCCCGGTGTACTGACCGTGTGGCTGCTCAACACGAAAGACGCACCGCCTGGTGACGCGTGCAACCGCGAGACCGAAGCCCGCTGGCACGCCGCAACCTTTCACATGCGCCATTCGATTCCAGCTGAACGCTATGCGCCGCGCCCGCACTGCGTTCCTCCCGCCTCTCAGGCGTATTCGTTCGTGCGGCAAACGGTCGGGTATCACCCGAACCTTCTGCCGCCTCCTTACCGGTCAACATGAAGTCCAGATTCTTTTCCAGGTTCATGACGCCACGCGTCGACATCGTGATTGCCGGCGCCATCGGCGCCATCGCGGCGCCCGCCGCGCATGCCACCACACCCTTCGTCGTTCAGGACATCCGCCTTGAAGGGCTGCAGCGCGCCGAGCCCGGCACCGTGTTTTCCTATCTGCCCATCAAACAGGGCGATACGTTCACGGACGACAAGGCGTCCGAAGCCATTCGCGCGCTGTACGACACCGGTTTTTTCAACGACGTGAAGATCGCCACCGAAGGCAATGTCGTGATCGTGCGCGTGGTGGAACGCGCCGCCATCGGCACAATCGACTTTTCCGGACTGCACGAGTTCGACAAGGACAACCTCACCAAGGCGCTGCGCAAAGTGGGGCTTTCGCAGGGCCGCAACTACGACCGCGCGCTGGTGGACCACGCCGAGCAGGAACTGAAACGCCAGTACCTCACGCGCGGCTTCTATGCCGCGGAGGTCACCACCACGGTCACGCCTATCGACCGCAATCGCGTCGCCATTCTCTTTGCCGTGATCGAAGGACCGAGCGCGAAGATTCGCCAGGTCAACTTCATCGGCAACAAGGTGTTCGACGACGACGTGCTGCGCGACCAGATGCAGGAGTCCACGCCGAACTGGTTTTCCTGGTACACGAAAGACGATCTCTATTCGAAAGACAAGCTCACGGGCGACCTCGAAAACGTGCGCTCGTATTACCTGAACCGCGGCTATCTGGAGTTCAACATCGAGTCCACGCAAGTCTCGCTCTCGCCCGACAAGAAGGACATGTTCCTCACCGTCACCGTGCACGAGGGCGAACCGTACACGGTGTCGGACGTCACGCTGGCGGGCGATCTGCTGGGCCGCGAGGCCGAGCTCCGCAAGCTCGTCGCCATGAAGCCGGGCGAGCGCTTCTCCTCGGAAAAACTGCAGGCCGCGACGAAGGCGCTGGTCGACAAGCTGGGCGAATACGGCTACGCGTTCGCCACCGTCAACGCAGTGCCGCAGATCGATCAGGAACACCACAAGGTTGCGCTCACGCTTCAGGTGGACCCGGGACGCCGCGTGTACGTGAGGCGCGTGAATATCGAAGGCAATACGCGCACACGCGACGAAGTGATTCGTCGCGAAATGCGGCAGTTCGAAAGCTCGTGGTTCGACTCGTCGCGCCTGACGCTGTCGAAGGACCGACTCAATCGCCTCGGCTACTTCACCGACGTCGATGTGACGACCGTGCCCGTGGAAGGATCGCGCGATCAGGTGGACGTAGACGTGAAGGTCACAGAAAAGCCCACGGGCACCATTTCGCTGGGCCTCGGTTACGGCTCGGGCGAAGGGCCGATCATCTCCGCAGGCGTGACGCAGGACAACGTGTTCGGCTCCGGCAACACGCTCTCCGTGAACGTCAACACCGCCACTTCGTACCGAACGCTGACCGTCACGCAGGTGGACCCGTACTTCACCGTGGACGGCATCAAGCGCATCACGGACGTCTATTACCGCACGACAGAACCGCTCTACTACTCGAGCAGTTCGAGCTTCCGGATTATCGCGGCCGGCGCGGATCTCAAATTCGGCATTCCGTTCTCGGAGTCGGACATGATCTACTTCGGCCTCGGCTTCGAGCAGGACCGGCTCGATACGGACTCGGCCACGCCGCAAACCTATATCGATTACGTGAAGGACTTCGGCCGCGTTTCCAACAACATCCCGCTCACAGTCGGCTGGTCGCGCGATGCGCGCGACAGCGCGCTCGTGCCCAGCCGCGGCTACTACGCCCAGGCCAACGCCGAGTACGGCACGCCCGCCGGCACCACGCCGTACTACAAGGCCGACGTGCAGGCCCAGTATTACTACTCGTTCGCGCGCGGCTTCGTGCTGGGTTTCAACTTCCAGGGCGGCTACGGCAATGGCCTGAACGGCAAGGCATACCCCATCTTCAAGAACTACTACGCGGGCGGCATCGGGTCGGTGCGCGGCTACGAGACCAGTTCGCTCGGCCCGCGCGACACGAGCACGGGCGACCCGATCGGCGGCTCGAAGATGATCGTGGGCAACATCGAAGTCACGTTCCCGCTGCCGGGCACGGGCTACGACCGCACGCTGCGCGTGTTCACGTTCCTCGACGGCGGCAACGTGTGGGGCTCCGAAGGCAGCAGCACGGGGGCGAACGGGCTGCGCTACAGCTACGGCATAGGCCTCGAATGGATCTCGCCCATCGGCCCGCTGAAGCTCGATTTCGGTCTGCCCGTGGTGCGGCATGCAGGCGACCAGTACCAGAAATTCCAGTTCCAGATCGGCACGTCGTTCTGACGCGTCCGGCCTCATTCATCTGCTACTGCCTCGCTCATTGATTTGCGATCCGTATCGTTACGCCACCGCAGGTTGCGCGTCAGAGTAGGAATGCTTCGGCTTCCTCTCGATCTGCTGCTCGCCGCGCCCGCATGCATCGCGTGCCTGCCGGGCCTCGCGTATGCGCAACTCGCCGCGCAAGCCGCTCTGCCCTATCGCCTGGACGGCGCATGGGGCTTGCAGCTCGCGCCCGAACTCGCGGATCATCCGCTCGCACCCAGTGAAAAGGCTTCGACATTCACCGACAGCAGCAGCGCAACAGGCACCAGCAACACGGACCTCGCACTCAAAGGCAACGCGCAATTACGGAGCGGTACGTCCGTGGTCAAGGCCGATGCGCTCCACTACGACGTGGACACCGATATGGCCGACGCCTACGGCCACGTGCAGCTCACGCAGGACGGCAATATTTTCAGCGGGCCGGACGCCCATCTTCGGGTGAGCGAGACGGCGGGCACGATGAGCACGCCCGCCTACCATTTCACGCTGACGAACGGCTCGGGCCGCGCTTCGCGCATCGACCTCATCGACGCAGAGCGCGAGACGGCCTACGACGCGACATACACCACGTGCGATTGCGTCGAAAGTCCCGCGTGGCATCTGCGCGCTTCGCGCCTCGATCTGGACCAGGGCGAGAACGAGGGCGTGGCGTACAACGGCGTGCTGTTTTTCGGCAGCGCGCCGCTTTTCGCGTTTCCGTGGCTCACGTTTCCGCTCAACGGCGAACGCGCCACAGGGCTCTTGCCGCCCACGCTCTCGCTCAGTTCGACGAGCGGCTACGACTTCCAGTTGCCCGTCTATTTCAATCTGGCGCCCAATTACGACCTGACGCTCACGCCGCGCGTCATGACCAAACGCGGCGCCATGCTGACAGCCGACTATCGCTATCTGACAGCGAATTCGTCCGGCGCTCTCTCCATTGCGTACCTGCCCCACGATTCGATCACGAAGACGAACCGCTATTCGATTTCGTTCGAGCATCGGCAAACGCTGGGCGACGGACTTGCGGCGTATGTGAACTACAACCGCGTGTCCGATGCCGCGGTGCCGACGGACCTTGGTCAAAACGCCTTTGTGCTGGGTTCGCAGACGGTGTTTCAGCAGGAAGCCGGCGTCACGTACAACCACGGCCCGTGGTCCGTGCTCGCACGCGTGCAGGACTGGCAGTCGTTCACGACGTCGCCACCGTACAATCGCGAGCCCGAAATAGACGCGAAATACACGCGCTACAACGTTGCGGGATTCGACTTCGGCGCAGAGGTGAACGCCACGCGCTTTTCGATTCCCGTCGGACATTCCACGCAGGGCGAGCGCTTCACGTTCGACCCCTACGCGAGTTACGCCATCGTGCATCCGGGCTGGTACGTCATGCCCAAAGTGCAATGGCACTTCGCGTCGTACGATCTCAGCAGCATCGGCAGCAATGCCCCTGCGGGCCAGCCGAAGACGTTCAGCTTCAACGTTCCCACACTGAGCTTCGATTCAGGCGCAACGTTCGAGCGCAACATCCGCCTCTTCGGCGTCGACATGATCCAGACGCTCGAGCCGCGTCTCTACTACGTCTACACGCCTTACCGGAACCAGACGTTCGCGCCCATCTTCGACACGGCGCCGCTCGACTTCGGGCTGGCGGAGATTTTCACCAGCAACCGCTTCGTGGGCGGCGACCGCGTGTCCGACATGAACCGCGTGACGGCAGGCATCACGACGCGCTTTCTCGATGCCGCGACCGGCGCGGAACGCGCACGCTTCGTGCTCGCCCAGGAATACTATTTCCGTTCCACGCAAGTCACGATGTCAGGTGACATTCCGCCTTCGACAGGTCCCTCGAACGTCATCGCAGGCGCATCGTTCAACATAGGCCAAAACATCAGCGTCCAACAGGCCGTCGCATACGACCAGTCGAACAACGCGTTCGCGCAGGCTACGTCGGGGTTGAGCTGGAAGCCGGAAGACGGCAAGGTGTTCAACGCCGCCTATCTCTATGCGAAAGCGAACGCGACGCTCGGTGACGCGGCGGTGAACCAGATTCTTCTCTCGAGCCAATGGCCGCTCTCGCGCCGGATGTCGGCGGTAGGCATGATCGATTACGACATGGGCGTTCACCGCACCGTGGCCGGCCTGCTCGGCATGCAATACCAGGCCGACTGCTGGGCCGTGAGCCTCGCCTTCGAGAAGTACACCAACACGAGCAGCACGAACACGCCGACGAGCGGCACACGGCTGCTGATGCAGCTGCAACTGAACGGCGTGAGCCGCATCGACAACGGACTGCTTCAGCAGTTTCGCGCGAGCGTCGCCGGCTATAGCGCGCCGGGCGTGCCCGCTTCCGCGTCGCGGTTTACGGACTACCCGTGACGAGACGGGCGACAACGTTGCTCATCCGCCCTGTCGCGTGCGCGACACACGCGCTCACCGCATGAAGAGCCTCAGCACGACGCCGAACAGGCCGAATCCGACCACGAGCGAAGCGACAAGACCGAGCAGAACCAGCACGAGCACGACGGCGGTCCTGATGGAGCCCGCCTGCCTGCGCGGGGCAAAGCGCGATTTTCGGTGCGCGGCGGCGCGGGCGGTCACGATGTCAGGCATCACAGGCCCCTGAAGGGATTGAACGGGCGAACTCCCGATGGGAGCACAGGTTATACCCGCAACCACCGCAACGTTTACCCTGGTGCGCCGTTTAAGTTTCATTTAAGTGGGCACCCGTACAGTCGGTTCGCGTTGCGCACCCGCCTTGCACGGCGATCCGGCGCGCAGTGCCTCTCTCCCCTGGAGACCAGAGCAGCAACGGCCGTTCGGCCCCCGTGTCCGCCAGGACCAGGGCCGATGTTAGGGACCCGGAATTTCGGGTCCTTTTTTTTTTGACCTTTTCGTGGATTTCGGTGGGGCCGGCCCACGCGCGGGCCGGGCTCCCTGCCATCAGAGCTTGGAGGCGTTTGACGGCTGTGCGGCTGTCGGTGTTGCAGCGGCCACGGGCTGGTTGCGCGTCCAGTTGATGAAGCCATTGAGCATCGGATGGAACAGCGGATCGTCGAGTCCCGCCATGTTGAAAGCCGTCATGTCGATCAGCAGGACCGTTTTCCCCGTGCTGGCGTCGATCGCTTTCAGCGTGCCCTCGAAGTTGTAGCCGCCCTTGAACACCGCATTCGGTTCGACAATCAGGAAGGGACCGATTTCTTTGCTGAGGTTGTTCAGGCCGACGAGGTCCGACACACTCGGAACCTTGCTGCCCAGGTTGTGCTCGATAACGATGGCCTGCAAGTCGTCCTTCGTCACGATCTTCTTGAAGGTGTGCATGTCTTTGAGCGCGGCCATGAAGAAATCGACGAAGCGCGGGTTCGGCGTTTCGGCGTTGATTTTCAGATAGACCATCTGGGTGTAAGCCGGATCGAATTTTTCTTCGACGCGCACGTCGGCCGGTTTCAGCTCAGTATGCGTTGCATAAAGTCCGGACGTGGGGTCCGGCTTTTCGACATGCAGCGTCGTGTTGCAACCTGCCAGCAGACCGACGAACAGCAGCGCCAATGCGATACGAATCATAAATCCCCCGATTTGGTTTGTAATCGCCGTTATATCGGCATGGCCCGCGAAACCTTGAGTTCCTCGAACGTCGTTAATGGGGCTGTTCCTGTTCGCGGCGGGCCATGCCGATGGCACGGGTCAGTGGCGCCGCCGACAGGCGCTCCTGTCCATCTGCATGCACCTTCGCCGCGACGCTGCGATACTTGCCATCGCAGAGCGCACGCATCACGCCTTTGCTTCATCTCCCCACACGACACCGACACACCACGTACATCATGAAGACATCGCGCCGTCAATTTTTGGGTCACGTCATGGTCGTTAGCGCCGGCGTGGCGCCCGCGCTGCTTCTCAGCCGCAACGCGCTCGCCGCCGACGAGAAGGTAAGTGAAAGCGATCCGACAGCGAAATCGCTGGGCTATGTAGAAGACGCCGCACGCGCGGACAAGGCGCGCTTTCCCATCTATGCGGCCGGACAAAGCTGCGGCACGTGCTCGCTGTTCCAGGGCAAAAGCGGCGATGCGTGGGGCAGCTGCGTGCTGTTCGGCACGAAGCTCGTGGCCTCAGGCGGATGGTGCAGCTCGTATACGAATTCCTAGCGGACGCCACGCGCGCCGGTTTTCTCGTGCGCAGGGGAACGGAATTCATTGGATCGAGCGTCCCGTAAAGGCAAAGAGTGGCCAACGAATTCGGTCACGCTATAGATGGCGCGGAACCGAATAAATTGGATCCGCCGGATTTAAGACCGAAATTGTTGGATTGGCCGGAGTGTTAGAGCGGCCTGCGTCGCGCCTATGCGAAAGGGTGCGTGGGGCAGAGAGCGGTCTTTGGGCCCTCGCATACTTCGAACAGTGAAGTGTCTGCTCCTCGTCAATGAGCCGTCGATTACTGCTCGACGCCACACGTAGCACCATCGGTAAAAGTCGCCTTTCGAGCCACGGGATCGAACGGCAAATGCACTGCTTGCCGGACGCCAATCACCCGCAAGGCTTGATTGTCTGAGACCGTCTACAATCCCCCTGGTTGTGGCGCCGCTCACGAGTTCGAGTTCGATGGCGCTGCATCAGTCGGGCCGACGCTACCTCAATGACCCGAGTTCGATGCAAATCGTACCTCTGGTAGCGGATCTGCTTTTGAACCAACAACCAGCTCTTTCAAATCCTCGTTGTCTGTGAATCGTTGCGTTAGCGCCTG
It encodes the following:
- the bamA gene encoding outer membrane protein assembly factor BamA → MTPRVDIVIAGAIGAIAAPAAHATTPFVVQDIRLEGLQRAEPGTVFSYLPIKQGDTFTDDKASEAIRALYDTGFFNDVKIATEGNVVIVRVVERAAIGTIDFSGLHEFDKDNLTKALRKVGLSQGRNYDRALVDHAEQELKRQYLTRGFYAAEVTTTVTPIDRNRVAILFAVIEGPSAKIRQVNFIGNKVFDDDVLRDQMQESTPNWFSWYTKDDLYSKDKLTGDLENVRSYYLNRGYLEFNIESTQVSLSPDKKDMFLTVTVHEGEPYTVSDVTLAGDLLGREAELRKLVAMKPGERFSSEKLQAATKALVDKLGEYGYAFATVNAVPQIDQEHHKVALTLQVDPGRRVYVRRVNIEGNTRTRDEVIRREMRQFESSWFDSSRLTLSKDRLNRLGYFTDVDVTTVPVEGSRDQVDVDVKVTEKPTGTISLGLGYGSGEGPIISAGVTQDNVFGSGNTLSVNVNTATSYRTLTVTQVDPYFTVDGIKRITDVYYRTTEPLYYSSSSSFRIIAAGADLKFGIPFSESDMIYFGLGFEQDRLDTDSATPQTYIDYVKDFGRVSNNIPLTVGWSRDARDSALVPSRGYYAQANAEYGTPAGTTPYYKADVQAQYYYSFARGFVLGFNFQGGYGNGLNGKAYPIFKNYYAGGIGSVRGYETSSLGPRDTSTGDPIGGSKMIVGNIEVTFPLPGTGYDRTLRVFTFLDGGNVWGSEGSSTGANGLRYSYGIGLEWISPIGPLKLDFGLPVVRHAGDQYQKFQFQIGTSF
- a CDS encoding SH3 domain-containing C40 family peptidase; amino-acid sequence: MSLDFVRFPLSRPIARRSAARLPAAAVAFWLALTLAGCATPPARPADEAAPAHDVVGLFPMDAYDQNVDHWIDPRDAAYDRPFLSANEQREHEAALYARYFGTGTGSSSGTANADAPSPWNPAYIDHTVYRDGGEAIASLQRRRLSWFDNREQTGRHIGYGQNFRPHTGAWIDAIAKNMNVAQFEGTPHYAGSQRAIATGNLLVRELPTMDPSFYDWHIAGEGYPFDNLQISAVRPGTPLYVLGSSADGAWRYVQTPDLQGWVQSDHVGMVDDAFVLAWRAAASKMWGAVIAASAPVSDTQGTFRFNAPAGSLLPLQAASAGSASANTWNVLVPARDVDGRAVIRTATLDASQIAPMPLAATPRHLAMLLKNLIGRPYGWGNAGFYNDCSSELQSIFAAFGVWLPRHSSTQMSAGRMTDLSDASPTERLDYLAHHGVPMRTLIYIGGHVMLYLGNTTRDGKLVPVVYQDVWGLRPADNSRRAVIGGSVILPLLAHIPEDPSLESLAGTSTFQISIIGGPDEGGPSQGDEDNPAS
- a CDS encoding high-potential iron-sulfur protein, translated to MKTSRRQFLGHVMVVSAGVAPALLLSRNALAADEKVSESDPTAKSLGYVEDAARADKARFPIYAAGQSCGTCSLFQGKSGDAWGSCVLFGTKLVASGGWCSSYTNS
- a CDS encoding LPS-assembly protein LptD yields the protein MLRLPLDLLLAAPACIACLPGLAYAQLAAQAALPYRLDGAWGLQLAPELADHPLAPSEKASTFTDSSSATGTSNTDLALKGNAQLRSGTSVVKADALHYDVDTDMADAYGHVQLTQDGNIFSGPDAHLRVSETAGTMSTPAYHFTLTNGSGRASRIDLIDAERETAYDATYTTCDCVESPAWHLRASRLDLDQGENEGVAYNGVLFFGSAPLFAFPWLTFPLNGERATGLLPPTLSLSSTSGYDFQLPVYFNLAPNYDLTLTPRVMTKRGAMLTADYRYLTANSSGALSIAYLPHDSITKTNRYSISFEHRQTLGDGLAAYVNYNRVSDAAVPTDLGQNAFVLGSQTVFQQEAGVTYNHGPWSVLARVQDWQSFTTSPPYNREPEIDAKYTRYNVAGFDFGAEVNATRFSIPVGHSTQGERFTFDPYASYAIVHPGWYVMPKVQWHFASYDLSSIGSNAPAGQPKTFSFNVPTLSFDSGATFERNIRLFGVDMIQTLEPRLYYVYTPYRNQTFAPIFDTAPLDFGLAEIFTSNRFVGGDRVSDMNRVTAGITTRFLDAATGAERARFVLAQEYYFRSTQVTMSGDIPPSTGPSNVIAGASFNIGQNISVQQAVAYDQSNNAFAQATSGLSWKPEDGKVFNAAYLYAKANATLGDAAVNQILLSSQWPLSRRMSAVGMIDYDMGVHRTVAGLLGMQYQADCWAVSLAFEKYTNTSSTNTPTSGTRLLMQLQLNGVSRIDNGLLQQFRASVAGYSAPGVPASASRFTDYP
- the ftsH gene encoding ATP-dependent zinc metalloprotease FtsH, with translation MRKHTLRAGLAAAAFAAWAYAAPVLAQPIPVSGASTAGLADLTTAYQNGADDPAVGATGDSAKVRTLAYSEFVALVEKGGVRSVRIEGSTLTGKLGNGGTFRTVAPADAALIDRLLSHQVRIEAAPNNGAGFLDSPLFQSLLIGVLMVGAILFTSRQGTQGSGSNKAASFGRSRARLISPDAHRTTFADVAGIEEAAGELDEIVRYLREPSAFLRLGGRVPKGVLLVGPPGTGKTLLARAVAGEAGVPFFSISGAEFVEMFVGVGAARVRDLFREARQHAPCIVFIDEIDAVGRHRSSGAGGNDEREQTVNQLLVEMDGFSGSESVIVLAATNRPDVLDSALLRPGRFDRQVMVPAPDTAGRQKILEVHMRPVPVAADVDSAVIARGTPGFAGADLANLVNEAALIAVRRGHARVSMADFDEARDKVLLGPERRSLAVTAREREMTAYHEAGHALVALRSPHQDPLHKVTIVPRGRAFGVTLSLPERDQHSFSKRQLEGRLAMMFGGRVAEELVYGREEVTTGASDDIRQATRLARRMVTEFGFSETVGVVCCESGVDPQGMPVAMSAAMAATIDSEVRRITGEAESEARRILVAERAVLERIAQALLARETLTGEEIDALLEGSREPRREDAQVEHEELEHATAA